Part of the Sulfurimonas denitrificans DSM 1251 genome is shown below.
CAGAGGCTCTATACACAAATGGAAGAGGCAAGATATACTATTCCTGTTATAAAAAAAGAGATAGCAGAGTGGAATAAAAAAATTGAGGGCAAGATGTTTGAGATTAGATCTAAACTACTCCAAGAGAGTAATGAGGTTCAACTTGAAATCAAAAAGTTAGAAGAAATCATAGAAACTGATATTGACAGAGATGTAAGGATAGGTGTTACAAGCCCAACAAAAGGTCTAGTAAATAAAATAAACTACAATACTGTTGGAGGGATTGTTAAATCAGGCGAGACGATAGCGGAGATATCTCCACTTGATGATGAGTTGATGATTGAAGCGAAAATTAACACCGCTGATAGAGCGTATATTCACCCTGGTCAAAATGTATCTATTGAAATTACAGCTTATGACTCATCCAAATATGGGTTAGTTAAAGGCAAACTTATAGGTATTTCACCAGACAGTTCAACTGATGAGAAAGGAAATAACTTTTATGTGATAAAAGTTAGAGCAAATGATTATAAATTTGATGAAAACTCACCAATTTTAATCGGTATGACTGCAAATGTAAATATCTTAACTGGAAAGCGAACTGTTTTACATTATTTGTTAAAACCGATGAAAGACATCAAACAAAGGGCATTAAACGAGCATTAAGTTAAATTTTAAAAAAAAATTTAATAATTTTAAGTCTTAATTGCTATAATGTTTTGAACTGTTTTTTTTTGTATTTAAAATTTTATCTAAGGATATTTATGGGTTCGAAAGTTGCTATTAGTTTTGTAAAAGAGGTGTTGTAGTGTTTGGATTTATAAAGATGATTCAAGATTTTTTATCTAAGTTAAAAAATAATAAAAGATTGTGGTTTACCTCTCTTTTTATTATTGCATCATTAGGCGTTACTCTCTCAATAACCATTCTAATAATAACAACAGATAGCGTTTCGCAAGAGGTATATATAAGTCAAACAAAAGAGTTTGCACTTAAGTATAAAGACCTAGAGAAGCTTAAAGAGAAAAAACTTCAAAAGCTCGCTACTGTTCTTATTAATGACAACTCTATTATAGATAAAATAGAGAAAAATGATGCAGCTGGAATTTCTCAATTTCAGAATGAATTAAATGCAAAAATAGCTCAACAAGATAGCAATATAATGATTTTTAAATTTCATTCACTAGCAAACAATAGTGAAGTTCTTCGCAACTCTATAATTTCTACCATCCAAAATAAAAATAGTATATTTGGGGTAGAGGTCCTTTTTGATGGGATTTTTTATGTATATTTACAGCCTATTATAAAAAACAACAATGTTATAGGAGTTTTAGAAATTAAAGAGAATATCTACTCTATAAAAGAGAGTTTTGATATAACAAATAAACAGTTTGCATTTTTACTAGATACAAAAATGATAGCTCTGATTTCTCAACAAAGTAAAGATGGTATCTACAAAGAGGTAGGGAAAAACCATCTAGTTAACACTAAAGTACATGAAAATAATTTTGTCTCTTCTATTGCTTCTCTTGATGAAAACGCTCTACAAAATATAACTAATGGTGAGTATGTAATAGGTCAAGAGTTTTTCATAAATGGCTTACTTCTTAGGGATACTAGTGGTGTGGACATAGGTATTCTTGTATTTGGAGAGAGTGTTGAGAAAGATGGTGGATTTATCAAAATGGCTAACAAAATGACAAATCAGGTAGTTTCAATTGCTCTTGGGCTAATTGTTTCACTACTTCTGTTTATGTTTTAAAGAGGCTAGAGATAATGAGAAGATTAAAAATACTTAAAATTTATGGCGTTTTATGGCTATTTATTTTCTTTATTGTATATTCCAATTTTTCAACTCTATATGAGTTCTTTTTTACAACAATAACATTTAATGTTGCTGTTTTAACAACCTTTACTATTGGATTTGTCATAATTGCTAAAGCCTCTTTAGAGTTAGTTATGCTCACTGGAACTTTTGCTGTTATGCGTTATAAAAAAGGTCAATCTTTAGAGTTTTATTTAAAAGGAATAGATAAGATATTTCCAGAAAATATTGCACAAATGTTTGCAAAAAGAGCTTCTCATGAGAGTGTCTATTTTACGCACTCTGAAGTAAAAGATGTCTCTGTCTGGCTTGAAGATAAATTTACAAATCAAAAAAGTTATATCAGCTTTTTTATCAGTACATGTTTAATGATAGGTCTCCTTGGAACATTTGCAGGGCTTTTGATGGCACTTAACGAAATGGCAAGAATAGTTTTATCACTTCAAGGTGATGTAAACATTGGTGATGTAATGAAAAGGTTAAATGGACCAATTTCAGGCATGTCTGTCGGTTTTGGTTCATCTCTTTTTGGCGTTGCTTCTGCTATTATCTTAAGTGTTAAAGGGTATATTTTAGAAAAAAACCAAGCCATGTTTACAGAAGATGTTTCGGATTGGATAAACTCTTTGGTTATTGAATCAGCTGTTAGCTCTGATGATGGAGTTGTTACAAGTGGTGGTGGTTCTATGTCACAAATCATGGCTCTATTTACAGAGAAAATTAGTGAATTTACACAAAGCATGGATAAATCTAATAAATCAAATGAAACAATCCTAAAAGTATTATCTCAAAGCATAGATGGCGAATCAAAAGCGGCAAAAGATGAGATGGCAGCACTTGAGAATATCTCAAATGGCATTAAAGATTTAAATATAAACCAGTATCAAAGTTCTTCATCACTTGTTGACTCCATTCAAGACCTCTCTTCAGCTACTATAAACTCAGGAAGAAGCATAAAGGCTATGCTTGAGTTGCAAGAGAAAAATAATCAACTGCTGAGTGAACTTCTTAACAAATTAAATACAGAGCCTAAGGCTTAGTATAATGGCTAGAAAAAGAGTAGAACCATTTAACCCTTGGCCTAGCTTTGTGGATTTATTTGCCTCAGTTATTATGGTTGTACTTATGTTTATGATAATTCTTATCGTAAACATCACATATTATGCACAATTTAAGTATAAAGTATCTTACACTGGAACTATTGCAATTGAGCAAACAGTAGATAAAGCAGTACCTGTTTTAGATAAAAAAGTTAAAGAACGAGAACAAGAAGAAGAACCTTTAGAGAAGAAAAAAGAGTCTATCATAAGTGAAAAAACTATTAAAATAGTAAAAGATGATACAAAAAAAGAGCTAGAAGCTGTTGCTGGAGTGGACCTTAGCAGGACTAGCAATAACTTTACTAGACAGGATAATATTTTTCATGAAGATTGGATGGTTGTTAAATATTTAGATAGTGAAGTTATATTAGACTCTAAATCCATCAAAGATATAGACAAGTTTTTACTAGATGCTAAAGAAAAATTTCCACAACACTCTATTTGGATATATATAAAAGAGCCGCAAAATCAGATAAGTGCCTCAGTAGGAAAGCAAATAGCACTCTCAAGAGTTTTAAATATAAGAAATTTACTTAGAAATAGAGAGTATAAAGATGAGGATGTTATGATTAAACTTAGAGATAAAATCCCACTAAAAAACGTTACAAATCATGCTTCAGGGTATGCTGTTATAACAGTTCATAGGAAAAAATAGTGAAGAAAGCCTTTGTTTTAATATTTTTTATATTTTCCTTTGTTTCATATTCAAAAGAGATTAAAAAATCAGAGTTAAATACTGATTTAATTGCAATAAAAATAGGCTCTTTTAACTCTCTCGACAATGCGTTAGACAATGTGAAAGCTATATCTGATAAATATGACATATTGACACTAAAAGGGAATGATTACAATCAATATGTAGTAAATATCACCCCTGAATCTTACAACACTACACTAGCGGATGTTAAAAAAAATCATCCCGATGCTTTTAAAACAGATAAACTCTCTTTTAAAACTGATGGTATTATTTTAGGCTCAACTGCTGAAGATTCAACTGAGACTAAAAAAGAGTCTGATAAACCAGCCACGGATAATCTTGCAAATAATAGAACCACTCCTAAGAGTGAAGAGATTTCGCTAAATCTCTCAACCATAGATGAGAGCCTCCTAAAAAAGAGCAATAAAGAGGTAAAAAGTGAGCAAGATTTAAGTAATAGCGTTCAAAATATTATTAAAATAGATATACCAAAAGAGAGCGAAAATTCACAACTATATGAAATAAAAAATATTATAAATGTTGATGTAAAAAAACCTAAAGTTTTAGCTCCGCAAGATAAAAAAGTTGATCTTATTGATGTTGTTTTACAAACTATATCTGCTAGTCACAAGGTTTTGTCTAGTAGAGAAAAAATGGTACAAGCAAAACGAAATATAGACATAGCATTTGCAAATTATTATCCTTCAGTTGACGCTATCTATACGCTTGGAAAAACAGAACGAAGACCAGGAGACAAAGAGAATGGAGCTTTAAATAAAGTCAAATATTACGGTGATGAAATCTACTCACTTAAAGTTACTCAAAATGTTTATGCTGGAGGAGAGACGCAAAACAGTGTTGAACAATTAAGAGCAAATTATCTTGTCGCAAAAGTAGATTTCGAGAGACTCCTAGAAGAGGAGTCTATAAAAGCGATTAACTCCTATATAGATGTTGTTTTTTCAAGAGATGCTCTTGAAGCAAACAAAAAAAACATAGAAGAGCTTGAAACAATTTTAGAGATAGTTAAAATAAAATATGATGCTGGTGCACTCTCTATTGGAGAGTTAAGCAATATAGAAGCAAGTGTATCAAACGCAAAATCTCAACTCTCAAGAACAACCTCAAGATATACAAATGCTCTAGAGTATTTTAAATTTATTGCAGGTGAATCGTTTAAAGATATGTATCCTTATGAAAAAGTGACGCAAGTTACTCTTAGAGATTTTGATGCTTTGTTGGAAAGTTCACTTAAATGCAATAATACTTTACGCTCATTTGAATATGATATATTGAGTTCCAAGCACAACTTAAAAAAATTAAAATCTCCATTTAGACCCAAAGTTGATCTTGTAGCTGGAATTGATAAAGTAGCAGATAAAGAGTATTTTGAAAATGTTGAAGATAGCTATTATGCAAAAATGGTGCTTAGCTACAATCTCTTTAATGGCGGAAGAGATGAAGCTGAATATCTAAAAGCGTACTCTGTGCTAAAAGAAAAATCATACGATAAAGAGGCGGAAATCAGAAAAGTTAAATGGAGTTTGGAAAAATTTTACACATCTATTACATCACTTCAAAACAATATGAGTAACGTCGAGAGTGAAGTTAATGCTTCAAGAAGTATGGTTGCGTCTTACTGGGAAAGCTTTAAACATGGAGAACAAGATTTATATATCCTTCTTCAAGCTCAAAGACAACTAAATACAGCAGAATTGGATTTTATACAGACACAACAAGATAGCAT
Proteins encoded:
- a CDS encoding HlyD family type I secretion periplasmic adaptor subunit yields the protein MSYRYLEEPKWNYYLFVLPIITFMSLFLIWASFAEIDESVKGVGKVIPSGQTRLLQHLEGGIITDILVAEGDAVAEGQVLFRIQNQYFISSKKENIIKLTAFRAKIERINALLQNKESISFNKEMIQSIPQIIENEIQIFYGQKKKNDSEISVLDEQLSQKKAQLKEFEMKLANLSIEYNLSLENMKIQDELIKKSAISREKYLQNLSSKQRLYTQMEEARYTIPVIKKEIAEWNKKIEGKMFEIRSKLLQESNEVQLEIKKLEEIIETDIDRDVRIGVTSPTKGLVNKINYNTVGGIVKSGETIAEISPLDDELMIEAKINTADRAYIHPGQNVSIEITAYDSSKYGLVKGKLIGISPDSSTDEKGNNFYVIKVRANDYKFDENSPILIGMTANVNILTGKRTVLHYLLKPMKDIKQRALNEH
- a CDS encoding MotA/TolQ/ExbB proton channel, which codes for MRRLKILKIYGVLWLFIFFIVYSNFSTLYEFFFTTITFNVAVLTTFTIGFVIIAKASLELVMLTGTFAVMRYKKGQSLEFYLKGIDKIFPENIAQMFAKRASHESVYFTHSEVKDVSVWLEDKFTNQKSYISFFISTCLMIGLLGTFAGLLMALNEMARIVLSLQGDVNIGDVMKRLNGPISGMSVGFGSSLFGVASAIILSVKGYILEKNQAMFTEDVSDWINSLVIESAVSSDDGVVTSGGGSMSQIMALFTEKISEFTQSMDKSNKSNETILKVLSQSIDGESKAAKDEMAALENISNGIKDLNINQYQSSSSLVDSIQDLSSATINSGRSIKAMLELQEKNNQLLSELLNKLNTEPKA
- a CDS encoding TolC family protein; its protein translation is MKKAFVLIFFIFSFVSYSKEIKKSELNTDLIAIKIGSFNSLDNALDNVKAISDKYDILTLKGNDYNQYVVNITPESYNTTLADVKKNHPDAFKTDKLSFKTDGIILGSTAEDSTETKKESDKPATDNLANNRTTPKSEEISLNLSTIDESLLKKSNKEVKSEQDLSNSVQNIIKIDIPKESENSQLYEIKNIINVDVKKPKVLAPQDKKVDLIDVVLQTISASHKVLSSREKMVQAKRNIDIAFANYYPSVDAIYTLGKTERRPGDKENGALNKVKYYGDEIYSLKVTQNVYAGGETQNSVEQLRANYLVAKVDFERLLEEESIKAINSYIDVVFSRDALEANKKNIEELETILEIVKIKYDAGALSIGELSNIEASVSNAKSQLSRTTSRYTNALEYFKFIAGESFKDMYPYEKVTQVTLRDFDALLESSLKCNNTLRSFEYDILSSKHNLKKLKSPFRPKVDLVAGIDKVADKEYFENVEDSYYAKMVLSYNLFNGGRDEAEYLKAYSVLKEKSYDKEAEIRKVKWSLEKFYTSITSLQNNMSNVESEVNASRSMVASYWESFKHGEQDLYILLQAQRQLNTAELDFIQTQQDSMKDYFEILRLLGDLLNYFGMDINDDAFLDMAKANYRAKNNIIGNTKKDDAKAEPKIAVIKESAIVKEEVKKDIKEEKTQEETATNDERVTKEDSSLETLLSFNESFLLQNPSSYTIVISKLKSPVDALKVISELSAEDKSFMYEFFQNKKVKTNIAYGIFNSIEEAKESMNSELSEFTDLTIESVGKVQNDFRDYFKLSFLNADEVIKVKTKKEAKETKVAEIPFTTNELFKKEFLSAPKEFFTINITTLSSMEIAGRVVKDANIDQRSFAFAFGKDSRWIKLMMGVYATYDEAKEALNALGDIKTKYNPVIEKIALKQELYEKFNKQ